A window from Leptothermofonsia sichuanensis E412 encodes these proteins:
- a CDS encoding DUF1499 domain-containing protein, whose protein sequence is MRIVKSVKSDLITSIQHGLTILSTCVVYIVLLWILSCFTFSEVAIALPPPPPIIASLFHFSGTRPTNLGIQDGKLAPCPSTPNCVSSQAVDATHVIAPLRYNGSSEAAFNQLRSVIRSLPAAQVITESDRYLYAEFTSALMGFVDDVEFFLDEDANVIQVRSASRLGESDLGVNRQRIEAIRATLKAS, encoded by the coding sequence ATGCGCATCGTCAAATCAGTTAAATCAGACTTGATTACTTCCATTCAGCACGGATTGACTATCTTGAGCACCTGCGTTGTTTACATTGTTCTGCTGTGGATACTGTCTTGTTTCACTTTTTCGGAAGTTGCGATCGCCCTGCCCCCTCCGCCTCCTATCATCGCTTCCCTGTTCCATTTTTCGGGAACCCGCCCAACTAATCTGGGCATTCAGGACGGGAAACTAGCCCCCTGTCCCTCCACGCCAAACTGTGTCAGCAGTCAGGCTGTTGATGCAACCCATGTAATTGCTCCTTTGCGCTATAACGGCTCCTCAGAAGCTGCCTTTAACCAGTTGAGATCTGTGATTCGATCCTTGCCTGCCGCTCAAGTCATCACCGAGAGCGATCGCTATCTCTATGCTGAATTCACCAGTGCTTTGATGGGATTTGTGGACGACGTTGAGTTTTTCCTGGATGAAGATGCGAATGTAATTCAAGTCCGTTCAGCATCCCGTTTAGGTGAGTCTGATTTGGGGGTGAATCGCCAGCGAATTGAAGCCATTCGAGCGACGTTGAAGGCATCCTAA